From a region of the Vanrija pseudolonga chromosome 2, complete sequence genome:
- the MTHFD1 gene encoding C-1-tetrahydrofolate synthase, cytoplasmic — protein MSLAASIASRQRSLLLCSSSSASCMLRASTRIASTSVNLARAAARPISTSGTRAYPAAASRPTIGSNVNPTAGTTPTSSPSITPPRRKNHPLGPYANMANYNGSAKLIDGTAIAKDIRASLATKISALHAANPTFKAPKLVIFQLGSNPASSTYIRMKNKAAEESGMTVDHIQVPSDSESGASAGSGVAQILELVRKANDDSSVAGILVQLPLEGANTQEEKQVVDSIAVSKDVDGFHPENIGLLSSRVSEPHFTPCTPAGIVRLIDSTGFNLKGANVVVLGRSDIVGTPVVALLRKRDATVTQCHSRTVGIENIIKGADVVVAAIGQPEFIKGEWIKEGAIVIDVGTNYIPDATKKSGQRLVGDVEFAVAQNRASYITPVPGGVGPMTVAMLMNNTFVAAEREWKLHRSRKLVPLPLKIQENVPSDIEIAVAQTPKAVYDIAREIGVQGDEIESYGKYKAKIELSVLDRLANRQDGKYIVVAGITPTPLGEGKSTTTIGLAQALGAHLHKTAIACVRQPSQGPTFGVKGGAAGGGYSQVIPMTEFNLHLTGDIHAVTAANNLLAAAIDARIFHESTQSDKALFSRLTPAKKGVRTFAKPMLKRLEKLGITKTNPADLTEEEAARFARLDIDTSTITWNRVIDTNDRYLRKITVGQAPTEKGFTRETAFDIAVGSEVMAVLALATDLKDLRERLGRMVVASSKKGDPITAEDIGCAGAMAVLMKDAIKPTIMQTLEGTPVFVHAGPFANIAHGNSSIIADRIALKLAGIEKGDDEERNGYVITEAGFGADIGMEKFCNIKTRVSGLKPNAVVLVATIRALKMHGGGPSVTPGKPLDAVYSQENLELLEKGCANLGKHIENAKKFGLKVVVAINKFVHDTPAEMELVQKYALQAGADYAVPANHWAKGGEGAVELAKAVVEACKEESQFRFLYDLELPLEEKIAIIAREMYGADGIELSPAAKEEIERYTRQGYSALPICMAKTALSLSDDPSKKGVPKGFTLPIRNVRLSAGASFVYPLVGDMSTMPGLTTRPGFYDIDLDAEGEIVGLF, from the exons ATGTCTCTTGCAGCTTCGATTGCATCACGGCAACGCTCATTGTTGCTTTGCTCGTCATCTTCAGCCTCGTGCATGTTGAGAGCTTCCACACGGATTGCCTCGACTTCAGTAAACCTGGCCCGCGCAGCTGCACGCCCCATCTCGACTTCGGGTACTCGCGCCTATCCAGCAGCGGCCTCTCGACCCACCATCGGCAGCAACGTCAACCCCACTGCCGGAACAACTCCTACTTCATCTCCTTCCATcacccctcctcgtcgtaaAAACCATCCCTTGGGGCCATACGCCAACATGGCAAACTACAACGGAAGCGCCAAGCTTATCGATGGCACGGCCATCGCAAA ggACATCcgcgcgtcgctggcgacCAAGATCAGCGCGCTGCACGCGGCCAACCCGACGTTCAAGGCGCCCAAGCTCGTCATCTTCCAGCTGGGCTCGAaccccgcgtcgtcgacctaCATCCGCATGAAgaacaaggccgccgaggagtcGGGCATGACGGTTGACCACATCCAGGTGCCTTCCGACTCCGAGTCGGGCGCTtcggccggctcgggcgtcgcgcagatcctcgagctcgtccgcaaGGCCAACGACGACTCGAGCGTCGCTGGCATCCTCGTCCAGCTGCCCCTCGAGGGCGCCAACACGCAGGAGGAGAagcaggtcgtcgactcGATCGCCGTCTccaaggacgtcgacggcTTCCACCCCGAGAACATTGGCCTCCTTTCTAGCCGCGTCTCCGAGCCCCACTTTACGCCCTGCACGCCCGCTGGCATTGTCCGCCTCATCGACAGCACGGGCTTCAACCTCAAGGGCGCCAACGTTGTGGTGCTCGGCCGCTCGGACATTGTCGGTACCCCCGTCGTTGCGCTCCTCCGTAAGCGCGACGCGACCGTCACGCAGTGCCACTCGCGCACTGTCGGCATCGAGAACATTATCAAGGGCGCCGACGTTGTCGTTGCCGCCATCGGCCAGCCCGAGTTCATCAAGGGCGAGTGGATCAAGGAGGGCGCGATTGTCATCGACGTCGGCACAAACTACATCCCCGACGCGACCAAGAAGTCTGGCCAGCGCCTTGTTGGTGACGTCGAGTTTGCCGTCGCCCAGAACCGCGCCTCGTACATCACCCCCGTGCCCGGAGGTGTCGGCCCCATGACGGTCGCCATGCTCATGAACAACACCTTTGTGGCTGCTGAGCGCGAGTGGAAGCTCCACCGctcgcgcaagctcgtccCCCTCCCGCTCAAGATCCAGGAGAACGTCCCCTCGGACATTGAGATTGCTGTCGCCCAGACCCCCAAGGCTGTTTACGACATTGCCCGCGAGATTGGTGTCCAGGGCGACGAGATTGAGAGCTACGGCAAGTACAAGGCCAAGATTGAGCTCTCGGTGCTCGACCGTCTTGCCAACCGCCAGGACGGCAAGTACATTGTTGTCGCTGGTATCACGCCTACGCCGCTCGGTGAGGgcaagtcgacgacgacgattgGTCTCGCtcaggccctcggcgcccaccTCCACAAGACGGCCATTGCCTGTGTCCGTCAGCCCTCGCAGGGCCCTACCTTTGGTGTCAAGGGTGGCGCTGCCGGTGGTGGCTACTCGCAGGTCATCCCCATGACCGAGTTCAACCTCCACCTCACTGGTGACATCCACGctgtcaccgccgccaacaacctgctcgctgccgccatTGACGCGCGCATCTTCCACGAGTCGACCCAGTCGGACAAGGCCCTCTTCTCGCGTCTCACCCCCGCCAAGAAGGGTGTCCGCACCTTTGCCAAGCCCATgctcaagcgcctcgagaagctcggcaTCACCAAGACCAACCCCGCCGACctgaccgaggaggaggctgcccgCTTCGCCCGTCTTGACATTGACACGTCGACCATCACCTGGAACCGTGTCATTGACACCAACGACCGCTACCTCCGCAAGATTACCGTTGGCCAGGCCCCCACCGAGAAGGGCTTCACCCGCGAGACGGCGTTTGACATCGCCGTCGGCTCCGAGGTCATGGCCGTGCTTGCGCTCGCTACCGACCTCAAGGACctccgcgagcgccttggccgcatggtcgtcgcgtcgtccaAGAAGGGCGACCCCATCACCGCCGAGGACATTGGATGTGCTGGTGCGATGGCTGTGCTCATGAAGGACGCCATCAAGCCTACTATCATGCAGACGCTCGAGGGTACGCCCGTGTTCGTCCACGCTGGCCCCTTCGCCAACATTGCCCATGGCAACTCGTCCATCATTGCCGACCGCATTGCCCTCAAGCTTGCCGGTATCGAGAagggtgacgacgaggagcgcaacGGCTATGTTATCACCGAGGccggcttcggcgccgacatTGGTATGGAGAAGTTCTGCAACATCAAGACTCGTGTCTCGGGCCTCAAGCCCAACGCTGTTGTGCTTGTTGCCACTATCCGCGCCCTCAAGATGCACGGTGGCGGACCCTCGGTCACGCCCGGCaagcccctcgacgccgtctaCTCGCAGGAGaacctcgagctgctcgagaagGGCTgcgccaacctcggcaagCACATTGAGAACGCCAAGAAGTTTGGCCTCAaggtcgtcgttgccatCAACAAGTTTGTGCAcgacacgcccgccgagATGGAGCTTGTGCAGAAGTACGCCCTCCAGGCCGGTGCCGACTACGCCGTGCCCGCCAACCACTGGGCCAAGGGTGGTGagggcgccgtcgagctcgccaaggctgtcgtcgaggcgtgCAAGGAAGAGTCGCAGTTCCGCTTCCTTTACGACCTCGAGCTTCCTCTCGAGGAGAAGATTGCCATCATCGCCCGCGAGATgtacggcgccgacggcatcgagctctcccccgccgccaaggaggaaATTGAGCGCTACACGCGCCAGGGCTACTCTGCCCTGCCCATCTGCATGGCCAAGACTGCGCTCTCGCTGTCTGACGACCCCAGCAAGAAGGGCGTGCCCAAGGGCTTCACGCTGCCTATCCGCAACGTGAGgctctcggccggcgcgtcgttTGTCTACCCGCTTGTCGGCGACATGTCGACCATGCCTGGTCTGACTACCCGCCCGGGCTTCTACGACATTGACCTGGACGCGGAGGGAGAGATTGTGGGTCTGTTCTaa